One genomic region from Nitrospira sp. encodes:
- a CDS encoding BTAD domain-containing putative transcriptional regulator produces MARVLRSGKPSIFLAKLSQPRLPAIVERPRLYRLLDRARTRPVIWINAPPGFGKTTLVASYLRARKIRPLWYQVDEGDRDLATFFHYLSLVAKQAAPRYRRPLPHLTPEYLQGLPTFTRRFFEHLYARLKRPALLILDNYQEVPVDSLLHETVALGIEALPEKIGVVVMSRALPPPAFARLQAIRQIHSIDEQDLRLTKSETRAIVRLHMGSKKAPKPTFMTLHDKLQGWVAGLVLQLEQIKADRAQQPIGSRESPQVIFDYLAREVMQRFSPEMQRFLIQTAFLPDMTAAMATRLTGNTMAGDILAKLYQSRYFTERRAETEYLYQYHPLFREFLRARGKAILRADEVTEIQRAAASILEEAGRVEDAVTLYAEAGQIRELIQLVLARGPELLQEGRSQTLERWLAQVPTTYFEQEPWLSYWLAACRLPVAPVESEAIFEKAFELFKAHGNRAGQLLTLAGIISSIQFSWIDNSRFDRWIDIMLETVSPDASFPSKEIEIQFTFSMVTALMWRRPQSSFIAPWIDRAKHVLEEVPDVEKYSFFVAVLGSFLTWLGDIESADKYSRILKSAAESETSPPLMRVVYYANRVMVDWSRGDPEESLRLVEQGLAISKKTGVYVLDVALLSAGIYASLFRKDVISAEQYRKQSAPLVTHPAHIMRANYMYLRAWIMRVKGDLRKAWEFIKEGLEVKGLGGSPYPKALLSCAAAELLQGLGEEEQADKYLGQALSVAKDMESRLLQFMGNLFQSQFAFERGHEEAALAVLRKAFAIGRQGRFSFFPWLVPQNMAHLCARALEAKIEVDYVQDLIRKTRLVPNADALANETWPWPVKIYTLGRFEIRVDGRPLPPRRKAPYRVLNLLKAMIAFGGQDIPTSRLIDALWPDAEGDAGEETFHKTLQRLRRLLNHDGLIQVGGNRVSLNRQVCWVDALAFQTLLNGADDSMHRQAPLDAKSRRYEQAIALYRGPFLEVDGAYEWADHSRERLRHQFERSIQHVSEWKKMGGQDEAALTCLENGLEADPLAEPIYPHLIRFLLNLERLDEANHVLARYHKAVVMAGREPSVEMQHLAKNLSAS; encoded by the coding sequence ATGGCACGGGTGCTTCGGTCCGGCAAGCCGTCTATTTTTCTAGCTAAACTTAGCCAGCCTAGGCTTCCTGCAATAGTAGAACGTCCCCGGTTGTATCGGCTGCTCGATCGAGCACGCACGCGACCTGTCATCTGGATCAATGCGCCGCCTGGATTCGGCAAAACGACTCTTGTCGCGAGCTACCTCCGCGCCCGCAAGATCCGCCCCTTGTGGTATCAGGTGGACGAAGGAGATCGCGATCTTGCCACATTCTTTCATTATCTCAGTCTTGTGGCTAAGCAGGCGGCGCCGCGATATCGAAGGCCTCTTCCTCATCTGACCCCCGAATACTTGCAAGGACTGCCGACGTTCACCCGCCGGTTTTTCGAACACCTCTATGCGCGACTCAAGCGACCCGCGCTCCTGATTCTCGACAACTATCAGGAAGTGCCCGTGGATTCTCTCCTTCATGAGACGGTGGCGCTGGGGATTGAGGCATTACCTGAAAAGATCGGCGTGGTGGTGATGAGTCGCGCGTTGCCGCCACCGGCATTCGCACGGCTGCAAGCGATTCGGCAGATCCACTCTATTGATGAACAGGATCTGCGGCTCACCAAATCCGAGACACGAGCCATTGTGCGGTTGCACATGGGATCAAAGAAGGCGCCAAAACCTACGTTCATGACATTGCATGACAAACTGCAAGGATGGGTGGCAGGCCTGGTGCTCCAGCTGGAACAGATCAAAGCGGACCGCGCGCAGCAACCCATCGGTTCACGGGAGAGTCCTCAAGTGATCTTCGATTACTTGGCTCGAGAGGTGATGCAGCGGTTCAGCCCGGAGATGCAAAGGTTTTTGATACAGACGGCCTTTCTGCCCGACATGACGGCGGCCATGGCCACCCGGCTGACCGGAAACACGATGGCGGGCGACATTCTAGCCAAGCTCTATCAATCCCGCTATTTCACCGAACGGCGGGCTGAAACCGAGTATCTTTACCAGTACCATCCGCTGTTTCGAGAATTCTTGCGCGCTCGCGGGAAAGCCATTCTGCGCGCCGACGAAGTGACGGAAATTCAACGAGCGGCGGCCTCCATCTTGGAAGAAGCGGGGCGAGTTGAAGATGCTGTGACGCTGTATGCGGAGGCCGGCCAGATCCGAGAACTCATTCAGCTTGTGCTTGCTCGCGGTCCGGAGTTACTCCAGGAGGGGCGCAGCCAAACGTTGGAACGATGGCTTGCGCAGGTGCCGACCACCTATTTCGAGCAAGAACCGTGGCTCTCCTATTGGCTGGCCGCTTGCCGCTTGCCGGTTGCTCCAGTCGAGAGCGAAGCAATTTTTGAGAAAGCGTTCGAGCTGTTCAAGGCGCACGGCAATAGGGCAGGCCAGCTGCTGACGTTAGCCGGCATCATCTCGTCGATCCAATTCTCATGGATCGATAACAGCCGATTCGATCGCTGGATCGATATCATGTTGGAGACAGTATCGCCTGACGCATCCTTCCCTTCAAAGGAGATCGAGATCCAGTTCACGTTTTCCATGGTGACGGCATTGATGTGGAGACGACCGCAATCCTCATTTATTGCACCGTGGATTGATCGCGCAAAGCATGTTCTTGAGGAAGTGCCAGACGTGGAGAAGTATTCTTTTTTCGTAGCTGTTTTGGGCAGTTTCTTAACGTGGCTCGGCGATATAGAGTCTGCCGACAAATATTCGAGAATCTTGAAATCTGCCGCCGAATCCGAAACCAGCCCGCCCTTGATGCGCGTGGTCTATTATGCAAACAGAGTGATGGTAGACTGGAGCCGCGGAGATCCGGAGGAATCTTTGCGTCTCGTTGAGCAGGGGCTCGCGATCTCCAAGAAAACCGGGGTGTATGTGCTTGACGTGGCTCTACTCTCAGCAGGTATCTACGCTTCGCTGTTTCGGAAAGATGTGATTTCTGCTGAGCAATACCGCAAACAAAGTGCTCCCTTAGTGACGCACCCCGCTCATATAATGCGTGCGAATTACATGTATTTGCGGGCATGGATTATGAGAGTTAAAGGAGATCTGAGAAAGGCGTGGGAGTTCATCAAGGAAGGGTTGGAAGTAAAAGGATTAGGAGGAAGCCCTTATCCCAAAGCGCTTCTCAGCTGCGCAGCTGCTGAATTATTACAGGGCCTCGGTGAAGAGGAGCAGGCGGACAAATATCTGGGACAAGCGCTGTCTGTTGCGAAAGACATGGAAAGCCGCCTGCTCCAATTTATGGGAAATCTGTTCCAATCACAGTTTGCATTCGAGCGGGGGCACGAAGAGGCAGCGCTAGCGGTCCTACGGAAGGCGTTCGCCATTGGCAGGCAAGGTCGGTTCAGTTTCTTTCCATGGTTAGTGCCGCAAAACATGGCCCACCTCTGTGCCAGGGCGTTAGAAGCGAAGATTGAGGTTGATTACGTGCAGGATCTGATTCGTAAAACCCGACTGGTCCCCAACGCCGATGCTTTGGCAAACGAGACCTGGCCCTGGCCCGTCAAAATCTATACGCTGGGCCGCTTTGAGATTCGTGTAGATGGCAGGCCGTTGCCGCCGCGCCGAAAAGCGCCGTACCGCGTACTGAATTTGCTCAAGGCGATGATTGCCTTTGGTGGCCAGGACATTCCCACGTCACGGCTGATCGATGCCTTGTGGCCGGATGCAGAGGGCGACGCGGGCGAGGAGACCTTTCATAAGACGCTTCAACGCCTCCGCCGTTTGCTAAATCACGACGGCCTCATCCAAGTCGGGGGAAATAGGGTGTCGTTGAATCGACAAGTGTGCTGGGTGGATGCCCTGGCATTTCAGACCCTGCTCAACGGCGCTGACGATTCCATGCATCGACAGGCTCCACTCGATGCAAAAAGCCGACGCTATGAGCAGGCGATTGCCCTGTACCGAGGGCCATTCCTCGAAGTAGATGGTGCTTATGAATGGGCCGATCACAGCAGAGAACGCCTCAGACATCAGTTTGAACGATCAATACAGCACGTGAGTGAGTGGAAGAAGATGGGGGGACAGGATGAAGCAGCATTAACCTGTTTGGAAAATGGACTGGAAGCCGATCCATTGGCTGAGCCGATTTATCCACACTTGATCAGATTTCTCCTCAACTTAGAGCGCCTGGACGAAGCCAACCATGTCTTAGCTCGCTATCATAAGGCAGTGGTCATGGCTGGAAGAGAACCCTCCGTGGAAATGCAACACCTCGCCAAGAACCTTTCGGCATCTTAA
- a CDS encoding type II toxin-antitoxin system HicB family antitoxin — MKTFTAYLEWDPETNLYVGFVPGIPGAHTQGRSLDELQKNLKEVLGLCLEESQDAGEDLPRFVGLQQIEVAG; from the coding sequence ATGAAGACGTTTACTGCATACTTGGAATGGGACCCGGAAACAAACTTGTATGTGGGCTTTGTGCCTGGGATTCCAGGGGCACATACGCAGGGGAGAAGTTTGGACGAATTGCAGAAGAACCTGAAAGAGGTGCTTGGATTATGTCTTGAAGAATCTCAAGATGCCGGTGAAGATCTGCCACGGTTTGTCGGACTCCAGCAAATCGAGGTCGCCGGGTGA
- a CDS encoding DnaJ domain-containing protein: MKRAKPHAIVLPMPRMNYYEVLGVSREASDDDIKKAYRKLAFENHPDRNPHRADTDERIREINIAYEIVGDPEKRRSYDRLSWGDEPRAERVDSGVILDEMEQKLFDEGRKELFAILMKDVKRVKAELVTIREQTVVEQGYDSFLEHVVTTRASAIMGDFVTDEMEARKQRLVEVALEMMVSQGVTKRGDESGIRALRNRLETAFRNGRTHGIASALELFYERR, from the coding sequence GTGAAGCGTGCGAAACCGCATGCTATAGTCCTTCCCATGCCACGGATGAATTACTATGAGGTACTCGGCGTCTCTCGAGAAGCATCTGACGATGACATCAAGAAGGCCTATCGAAAGCTGGCCTTTGAAAACCATCCAGACCGGAATCCTCACAGAGCGGACACGGACGAGCGGATCAGAGAGATCAATATCGCGTATGAGATCGTCGGAGACCCTGAAAAAAGGAGAAGCTACGACCGTTTGTCTTGGGGGGATGAGCCGCGCGCTGAAAGGGTCGATTCCGGCGTTATCCTCGATGAAATGGAGCAGAAGCTCTTCGACGAAGGCAGGAAAGAATTGTTCGCGATTTTGATGAAAGATGTGAAGAGGGTGAAGGCGGAGCTGGTCACTATCCGAGAACAGACTGTGGTCGAGCAGGGATACGACTCATTTCTGGAGCATGTGGTCACTACGCGCGCGTCAGCGATCATGGGTGACTTCGTGACGGATGAAATGGAGGCGCGAAAACAACGCCTGGTTGAAGTGGCGTTGGAGATGATGGTGTCACAGGGCGTGACGAAGCGCGGCGATGAGAGCGGGATTCGAGCACTGCGAAATCGTCTCGAAACGGCCTTTCGCAACGGTCGTACGCATGGCATCGCCTCGGCGCTGGAGCTGTTCTACGAGAGACGCTAG
- a CDS encoding MFS transporter, protein MSWWSGVTPYQWLVLFVAWLGWVFDAMDATIYAIVLHPALHDLLYTAGGPPTAEQIGWYGGIIFSIFLIGWAIGGITFGVLADRFGRTKILIATIIIYAVFTGAAALAETWWHLAIARFLTALGIGGEWAAGAAIVAETWPEEKRAKAAGILQSAWAVGFFLAATMNLTLKETYGWRGLFVIGVLPAFIALFIRWWVKEPERWSHAHEKRAIPLTAIFDGDLRRATLVGTTLAFVAVFGLWGSTYWAPTLIRELPDLKGQDPVTLTKYVSYATMALNAGAIFGYLGFGPLAERFGRRPVFALMCLGSLIMLPVTYLTPSSYTGVLMLLPILGFFNNGIFSGFPIYLPELYPTKVRATGAGFCFNAGRVLASASPFLTGWLVTTLGSFGRAASTIALIYLLGLAVLLFAPETKGRRLPD, encoded by the coding sequence TTGTCTTGGTGGAGCGGCGTCACGCCTTATCAATGGCTCGTCCTCTTCGTAGCCTGGCTGGGCTGGGTCTTCGATGCGATGGACGCGACGATTTATGCCATTGTTTTGCATCCGGCCTTGCACGATTTGCTGTATACGGCTGGTGGCCCGCCGACCGCTGAGCAGATCGGCTGGTACGGCGGCATCATCTTTTCCATTTTCCTGATCGGCTGGGCGATCGGCGGCATCACGTTCGGCGTTCTGGCTGATCGATTTGGCAGGACGAAGATCCTCATCGCCACGATCATCATTTACGCCGTCTTCACCGGCGCCGCTGCATTGGCGGAAACCTGGTGGCATCTTGCAATCGCCAGATTTCTCACCGCGCTCGGCATCGGCGGGGAATGGGCGGCAGGCGCTGCCATCGTGGCTGAGACCTGGCCTGAAGAAAAACGCGCCAAAGCGGCGGGGATTCTCCAATCGGCTTGGGCCGTGGGGTTCTTTTTAGCCGCCACGATGAATCTCACGTTGAAGGAGACCTATGGGTGGCGCGGGCTGTTCGTGATCGGTGTTCTTCCCGCATTTATCGCCCTCTTCATCCGCTGGTGGGTCAAAGAGCCGGAACGTTGGTCCCATGCACATGAGAAACGCGCTATCCCGCTGACAGCTATCTTTGATGGTGATTTACGGCGAGCCACGTTGGTGGGTACCACGCTAGCCTTTGTCGCGGTATTCGGTCTCTGGGGTTCGACATATTGGGCGCCGACCCTGATTCGTGAGTTGCCGGATCTAAAGGGACAAGACCCTGTGACGCTCACCAAATACGTCAGCTACGCCACGATGGCTTTGAACGCCGGAGCGATCTTCGGCTATCTCGGCTTCGGCCCGCTTGCCGAGCGCTTCGGCCGGCGGCCGGTGTTTGCCCTGATGTGCCTGGGAAGTCTTATCATGCTTCCGGTGACTTACTTAACTCCTTCAAGTTACACCGGCGTCTTGATGCTCTTACCTATTTTAGGATTCTTTAATAATGGGATTTTCAGCGGTTTTCCGATCTATCTGCCGGAGCTCTATCCGACGAAGGTGCGGGCCACCGGAGCGGGATTCTGTTTCAACGCGGGACGTGTTCTGGCATCAGCCTCTCCATTTTTAACTGGCTGGCTCGTCACAACACTCGGGTCTTTTGGCCGCGCAGCTAGTACCATTGCCTTAATCTATCTGCTTGGATTAGCTGTCCTTTTATTCGCTCCAGAGACAAAAGGCCGGCGCTTACCAGACTAG
- a CDS encoding type II toxin-antitoxin system RelE/ParE family toxin, with protein MAKTRRSPFHITGSARRDIAAILKRSVQEFGMAASLRYRAFIGQALLDLEADPERPGSKARPDLLVEGARTYHLALSRTRSVGARIKEPRHFLLYRRREDGVIEVARVLHDSRDLARHLPVGYRN; from the coding sequence GTGGCTAAAACACGACGCAGTCCGTTTCACATTACCGGCTCTGCCCGCCGTGACATTGCCGCCATATTGAAACGGAGCGTGCAGGAATTCGGCATGGCTGCATCGTTACGCTACCGGGCCTTCATCGGGCAAGCGTTGCTCGATCTCGAAGCCGACCCTGAGCGGCCAGGCTCTAAGGCACGTCCCGACCTCCTGGTCGAAGGGGCACGGACGTACCATCTTGCGCTGAGCCGGACCAGATCGGTTGGCGCAAGGATCAAGGAGCCGCGACATTTCCTTCTCTATCGCCGCCGTGAGGACGGCGTCATCGAAGTGGCCCGCGTCCTTCACGATAGCCGTGATCTCGCCCGTCATCTTCCTGTGGGCTACCGCAATTGA
- a CDS encoding type II toxin-antitoxin system ParD family antitoxin, whose translation MALFAIPATLQHNRGSIMPTRNVHLTEHFDHFIETGIASGRFSNASEVVREGLRLLEQREQEDKAKIEWLRAAAKEGFDQLDRGEYVTLNSEQEIDSFLDHIHREVSADLAAERKRG comes from the coding sequence GTGGCACTTTTTGCCATTCCTGCTACACTGCAACACAACAGGGGCAGCATCATGCCAACCCGCAACGTACACCTGACGGAACATTTTGACCACTTCATCGAGACCGGGATTGCATCTGGGCGTTTCAGCAATGCCAGCGAGGTGGTGCGCGAAGGTCTCCGGCTCCTGGAGCAGCGCGAGCAGGAAGATAAAGCCAAAATCGAATGGCTCCGCGCCGCCGCCAAGGAAGGCTTCGATCAACTCGACCGCGGCGAGTACGTGACCCTGAATTCCGAGCAAGAGATCGATTCGTTCCTGGATCACATTCACCGAGAAGTTTCAGCCGACCTCGCCGCCGAGCGAAAGCGTGGCTAA
- a CDS encoding DUF2442 domain-containing protein: MPFRLIDGRQVHGFMLWLKFSDGVEGEIDLRDELDGPIFEPLKNIEMFKQFRIDPDLHTLVWPNGADFAPEFLHDNVRVTA, encoded by the coding sequence ATGCCCTTTCGTCTGATCGATGGGCGGCAGGTCCACGGTTTTATGCTGTGGCTCAAGTTCAGCGATGGGGTCGAAGGTGAAATTGATCTCCGAGACGAACTGGACGGCCCCATCTTTGAGCCCTTAAAGAATATCGAAATGTTCAAGCAGTTCCGCATCGATCCCGATCTCCATACTCTGGTGTGGCCCAACGGAGCCGATTTTGCGCCGGAGTTTCTGCATGACAACGTCCGGGTCACCGCCTAA
- a CDS encoding IS4 family transposase — translation MVAVASCFAQILALIDRTDFARAVRHHEAERAAKGFSCWDHFVAMLFCQMGSAHSLREICGGLATALGKLVHLGVRRTPTRSTLASANAHRPWQLYETVFYQILTRCQAVAALTRRRFRFTHPLRTLDTTIIELCATVFDWARFQRTKGAVKLHLQLDHQGCLPCWALVTDGDTNDVRIAQPLTFAPGTIVAIDRGYLDYALYHRWTVGEVGFVTRPRTNMLYDVLERRPVPARGPVLVDEIIRLTGLHAADRCPVPLRQVIIWDEQHHRRLTFLTNLLHLAASTIAAIYRERWQIELLFKAIKQHLKIKTFVGTSENAVQVQIWIALIAMLLLKFLQLKSTWPWSLSNLAALLRFNRLTYRDLWAWLDAPFERPLSMPAPTQARLFAS, via the coding sequence ATGGTAGCTGTCGCCAGTTGCTTTGCGCAAATTCTCGCCCTGATTGATCGCACGGACTTCGCACGAGCGGTGCGACACCATGAGGCTGAACGAGCGGCCAAAGGCTTCAGTTGCTGGGACCATTTTGTGGCCATGCTCTTTTGTCAGATGGGCAGCGCGCACTCGCTCCGGGAGATCTGCGGCGGCTTGGCCACCGCGCTGGGTAAGTTGGTCCACTTGGGCGTCCGACGGACGCCGACCCGCTCGACGCTCGCGTCTGCCAATGCGCATCGCCCATGGCAACTGTACGAGACGGTCTTCTATCAGATCCTCACGCGATGTCAGGCGGTCGCGGCCCTGACGCGCCGCCGGTTCCGGTTCACGCATCCACTCCGGACTCTGGACACGACGATTATTGAGCTCTGTGCCACCGTGTTCGATTGGGCTCGATTTCAGCGGACCAAGGGCGCCGTGAAGCTCCATCTGCAGCTGGATCATCAGGGCTGCTTGCCCTGCTGGGCCCTGGTGACCGATGGCGATACCAACGATGTCCGGATTGCCCAGCCGCTCACCTTTGCCCCCGGCACCATCGTGGCGATCGATCGCGGGTACCTCGACTATGCCCTGTATCATCGCTGGACGGTCGGCGAGGTGGGATTTGTCACCCGTCCACGCACCAACATGCTCTATGACGTGCTGGAGCGGCGTCCCGTCCCCGCCCGTGGTCCGGTGTTGGTCGATGAGATCATTCGCCTCACCGGCCTGCATGCGGCCGACCGGTGCCCGGTCCCTTTGCGGCAGGTGATCATCTGGGATGAGCAGCACCACCGACGGCTCACCTTCCTGACCAACCTTCTGCATCTAGCCGCCAGTACCATTGCGGCCATCTATCGGGAGCGGTGGCAGATCGAACTCTTGTTCAAGGCAATCAAACAGCATCTGAAGATCAAGACGTTTGTGGGCACGAGTGAGAATGCGGTGCAGGTCCAAATCTGGATCGCCCTGATCGCGATGCTGCTGCTGAAGTTTCTGCAGCTGAAGTCCACGTGGCCCTGGAGTCTCTCGAACCTCGCGGCCTTGCTCCGCTTTAACCGGCTAACCTATCGAGATCTCTGGGCGTGGCTTGATGCGCCGTTTGAACGGCCGCTGTCGATGCCCGCCCCCACGCAAGCGCGGCTCTTTGCGTCATGA
- a CDS encoding DUF5615 family PIN-like protein, translated as MRILLDECVDRRFAKEITRHEVVTVSQAGWAGIKNGELLTLAQEQFDVFVTVDRNLSFQQNLSQFTIAMVVLQAPTNRLKDLRLLVPKLQSVLPMLVKGQVRWVGLSP; from the coding sequence GTGAGAATTCTACTGGACGAGTGCGTTGACCGCCGGTTTGCCAAGGAGATCACGAGACATGAGGTTGTGACCGTCTCGCAAGCGGGATGGGCGGGCATCAAGAACGGTGAACTGCTGACACTCGCTCAGGAACAGTTTGATGTGTTCGTGACCGTTGACCGGAATCTCTCCTTCCAGCAGAACCTTTCGCAGTTCACCATAGCCATGGTCGTGCTACAGGCTCCAACCAACCGTTTAAAAGACCTTCGACTGTTGGTACCGAAACTACAAAGCGTGTTGCCGATGCTCGTCAAAGGCCAAGTCCGCTGGGTGGGTCTCTCACCATGA
- a CDS encoding DUF433 domain-containing protein, giving the protein MLAPKRPLITTSPEVLGGTPVFSGTRVPVQTLIEYLEGGETIDDFLEGFPTVTREQVIAFLEEAKARMLPVAS; this is encoded by the coding sequence ATGTTGGCTCCCAAGCGCCCGCTCATCACTACATCACCCGAAGTGCTCGGCGGTACTCCAGTATTCTCGGGGACACGCGTGCCGGTACAAACGCTCATTGAATACCTGGAAGGCGGCGAGACGATCGACGACTTCTTAGAAGGTTTTCCCACTGTCACGCGGGAGCAAGTGATCGCCTTTCTGGAAGAAGCAAAAGCGCGGATGCTCCCCGTCGCCTCGTGA
- a CDS encoding NADH-quinone oxidoreductase subunit N, which translates to MTLQDFIALSPILDLGAFSIVTMLVLAVRRHHATIALLSFVSCLLTLATLPWASTSTPRAVTALLIVDEYALFYMGLLLSATMVVISLSYRYLKLHFIEQEGVEEYYLLLLLATFGGLVLTASAHLVSFFLGLELLGVSLCSLIGYLRTRRRPLEAAVKYLLLSISASAFLLFGMALLYFESGSMTFRGVGRVVEMSQTVPGLWLGGFVLVLVGIALKLGLAPFHMWIPDVYQGAPTPITAYIATVSKGAVMALLLRFATDVGALEIDTLAHLFGLLAVSSMVTGNVLALFQQNVKRLLAYSSIAHFGYLLVALLAGGSAAAEAVTFYVVVYCVMTLGAFGVVTVYSSERGDAERFEDYRGLFWARPWLAAMLTLSLLSLAGIPVTAGFIGKFYAIAAGVDAGLWWLVMTLIGNSVISLYYYLRLIVTLFDEEPTPATIPQGRAVQSTEAASWTAVFSLGLVASIILLLGVYPGPLMELIRDSVSNLVMVVVQRP; encoded by the coding sequence GTGACGCTACAAGATTTCATCGCCCTTTCACCCATTCTCGATCTCGGTGCTTTCTCCATTGTGACGATGCTCGTACTCGCCGTCAGACGACACCATGCGACGATCGCCCTCTTATCGTTCGTGTCGTGTCTGCTCACCCTTGCCACTCTGCCCTGGGCGTCGACCTCGACACCGCGAGCCGTGACGGCGTTGCTGATCGTGGATGAGTATGCCTTGTTCTACATGGGACTCTTGCTGAGCGCGACGATGGTCGTCATCTCACTGTCGTACCGATATTTGAAGCTTCATTTCATTGAGCAGGAAGGAGTGGAAGAATACTACCTGCTCCTCTTACTCGCCACCTTCGGCGGACTGGTGCTGACAGCTTCTGCGCACTTGGTGTCCTTTTTTCTCGGGCTCGAACTGCTCGGTGTGTCCCTGTGCAGTTTGATCGGGTATTTACGGACCAGGCGCCGCCCACTCGAAGCAGCTGTGAAATACCTTCTGCTCTCCATATCCGCTTCAGCCTTCCTGCTGTTCGGCATGGCCCTTCTCTATTTCGAAAGCGGCTCCATGACGTTTCGCGGGGTGGGTAGGGTGGTGGAAATGTCGCAAACAGTTCCAGGACTCTGGCTGGGAGGCTTTGTGCTGGTCCTTGTCGGTATCGCATTAAAGCTCGGGCTGGCGCCGTTTCATATGTGGATTCCGGATGTCTACCAGGGAGCCCCGACTCCCATTACGGCTTACATTGCGACGGTGTCCAAGGGAGCGGTCATGGCGCTGCTGCTTCGCTTTGCAACCGATGTGGGGGCTTTGGAAATCGACACCCTTGCACATCTGTTCGGCCTTCTCGCCGTTTCTTCGATGGTCACGGGGAATGTACTCGCGCTGTTCCAACAGAATGTCAAACGGCTCTTGGCCTATTCCTCGATTGCACACTTCGGGTATCTGCTCGTGGCTCTGCTGGCCGGTGGCTCTGCAGCCGCTGAAGCCGTCACCTTCTATGTGGTCGTCTATTGTGTCATGACGTTAGGTGCCTTCGGTGTGGTGACGGTGTACTCAAGCGAACGAGGGGACGCAGAACGTTTCGAGGATTATCGCGGATTGTTTTGGGCTCGTCCCTGGCTGGCCGCCATGTTAACACTGAGCTTGTTGTCCCTGGCCGGTATCCCGGTGACGGCGGGATTCATCGGGAAGTTTTATGCGATTGCAGCCGGTGTTGACGCCGGCCTTTGGTGGCTCGTGATGACGCTGATTGGGAACAGCGTCATCAGCCTGTACTATTATCTTCGATTGATCGTGACGCTGTTCGACGAAGAGCCGACACCAGCCACCATCCCTCAAGGGCGGGCCGTGCAGTCGACCGAGGCAGCAAGTTGGACCGCCGTCTTCTCTCTGGGGCTCGTCGCCTCGATAATTTTGTTGTTAGGAGTCTATCCAGGGCCACTGATGGAGTTAATCCGAGATTCTGTCAGCAACCTGGTCATGGTGGTTGTGCAGAGGCCATGA